ACCCAGGCCCTAGAAGATATTCGCCTTACCCACGGCATCGAACTCTATCGCGGCACCCTCACCCTGCGCATTCCCTCCGATGCTTCCCTGGCCGATGGCCTTACCCGCCTGGCCCAGGCTGCCCTGCGCACGGCTGATCTATGGTTTCTCTCTAGAACCCGGACCACTAGCTCCATCACCGACGACGTTGCCGAATTTCTCTCAGAGAAGCGCATCCGTTTCGAGCAGGACCAAACCTTGTTAGGCCGCTCTGGTCGCGCCCTGAAAATCGACTTTCAAACCTGGCATCCGCGACGCACCTCCTTTGTAGAAGTGCTTAGCACCGGCAGCAAAGCCGCCGCTAACCAAAAGGCCAACAACGTCCTGGCCACCTGGTATGACCTATCGCAATACAAAGTTAGCGACCAGCCTATTCGCTTTGTTTCACTCTTTGACGATACCCTCGACGTCTGGAGCAGCGAAAACTTCAGCCTGCTGCAAGAATTTTCAGACATCGCCTACTGGTCGCGTCCCGATGAATTCGCCGAGTTGCTGGTGGCCTAACGCTGGCAAACAGTGCATCGCTGCGCGGATGCACCCTACGGCTAGCTATTGGCTGACGACGGTTATCACCAGGATTGCCCCTAGGGACCAACGGGATCTATATCCGGTTACCCAGTGCAACCATAACCCGATTCCTAACCGGGCTTATGGGTCCTCTAGGGGGAGCACTGGTTAGGGTTGAATCTGAGTTAGAGATGATTTGCACCCTTCATGAAAGGCAGTCACATCAGCCTTCCAACATGACATGGTCAAACCGTGGCAGAGAGCTGCAGGTCTGACCAGAAGGGGGATGGACTGCTCCCTGAGATTCCCTGTGCAAATTAACTCTTAGAAGGTACATAGCCTTCAGCTCAAGCAGCTATCTACTTAACACTATGGTTAACGTTCGCAGACTGCCAAAAATCAGCCGTTGGCTGGGCATCGTCCTATGTGCCGGCGTGCTGACCCTGGGCATTGGACTGGCGCAGGCAGCCTCTTCCTTTTACTGGGATGCCATCACTGTAGATCTGGTCCTACAGCCCAATGGCGACTTACTGGTCAGCGAAACTCAAACATACACCTTCACCGCCGATCACACCGAACAGCGCTATCGCTATATCCCGCTGGATCGAGTTGACCAGATTACCGATGTCGAAGTGTACGAGGGTGACGAGCGGCTCGCCGCCCAGACCGGCATCGAAGATAACAACTACTGGATTCGCTGGCGGCATGATCTCGAGGCTCCAGAATCCCATACCTTTGAGATCAAATATCGGGTCATTGGTAGCGTTCGTGACCAGGGCGAGTCTCGGCAAATCCATTGGCGGGCTCTATTTCCAGACCGCCATGCCGACATCAAACAGGGCAAGGTCACGGTGCAGGTACCAGAGGCTGTGGCCGGAGACCTAACCCGCTTCCAGAGTGCCGGTGTCGACGCTAGTAAAACCCGCATCAACCCTACGACGGTTGAATTTGCCGTTAACCAGCCCTTGGAACCGCAGCAGTTTCTGGATGTTAAACTCAGCTTTCCTGCTGACATTCTTAACCTAGAGACCCCCGAGTGGCAGCGCACTGGTTCTGGGCAAGACTCCTTGCCATTGCAAACTATCGATGTCAGCACCCTCTGGCAAAACCCGCAGTTTAGGCAGGGCTTCTGGCAATGGTTGGGGTTCATGGTAATCATCACCAGCCTAGGACTGCTGATTTATAGTTGCATCAAACGCTGTCCCGGTTGCGGCTGGCCTACCTTGCGACGCACTCAGCGGGTATCGCAACCGCCCACTCGCAAACGAGAGGGACGACGGGAAATCCATGATTCTTGCGATCGCTGCGGCTACTCCCGCACCCACTACCGGGCGATTGCGCAGCTGCCAGCCTATTCCTATGCCAAAAAATCCAGATCCCGCTCTAGGGGTTATTACGGTGGCGGCGTTAGCGGCTACGGTGGCTTTGGCGGCGGTGGTTTCGGCGGTGGCGGCGGTGCTGGCGGCGGTGGTGGTGCCAGCGGCGGTGGCGGTGGTGCCAGCGGTGGTGGCGGTGGCGGTTAAGACCTGATCACCCTCGAGTAAAGTGCTCTTACGTTGCTGCTACGGGTATCTAACCTTAAAGTCTTGGCCAACCTGCTTCTATATCATCTGGGCTAGCGGTCTGCCTGTGGCAGCATGAAAATGTTGCTGATACTCCTTGGGTCACCATGGCTGACTCTGAAACATCTGGATCCCGCTTACGTTCCGCCACAGAATTTCCCAAAACTGTCAGGCACTTGGAACCAGCCGAGGCGGAGAGTCTTTACGAAGAGATGCGTAGGTGCTTGATTTTCACGAATCGCAGTCGTTCTCAATTGCTGCGCCGCAATGAAGAGCACAAGGCTAAGACCGCTTTAGTCAAACAGGATGTGCAGCGTTTGCAAGGCATCATCCAGCGATTAACCACCGAGAAACAGACCATTTCCCGAGAGAATCAGCACACTATCCAGGCCCTAGAGGCAGAAATGACAACGATGGCCACTCACCTAGATGAGCTGTCTAAAGCCTTCGATACCGTAGCTGATGTGGCTGCATCGCGACCTCCCCAATGGGGCGTGATTTCTTTGCCTGCGCGATTCTTTTGTTTTTTAAGAGCAGTACAAGCCATTGTCCTTTGGTGGCGTGATGATCGCCCCGATTTGCCTCCCTCTGAGAATTCCGTATCATCGCAGACTCTCTTACCCAGCAGTAATCCGGATAATCGCCATCACAGCGACGATCGTCGGGATCGTCCTCAGATGTATGATGACCCTGCCTCTAGAAATCGTTCACTGTTAGACCGTTAGAGTCATGGGAAGACGACGCATTGCGCAATTATTAGGGCAGCTCAAGGACAATCAGGCCCGGGATATTGAAAATGCAGCCGCCATCTATACGGTGGCTCAAGGGGCTGTCAATGCGCTCGATGACTCTCAGACAGTGCCTACCTTACCTGTTAGGCGCATTACCAAGGCGGAATTAGTACAGCGCTATGGTTCGTTTAATGGCTGTCGGCGAGCGGCTAAGGAGCAGGGGATTACGTTTCGCAAAACTCCTTCTTGGCATCAGTTAGAGGCGGCCTTTGCCTATCGAGATGCTTGTCATCAAATGGTCCGTGACTGCCTGACTAACTATCCCGAGGAACTACTGCAGGGAGTGAGCTTAACCATATCGCTCCAGGATTAGGCCGAGTTACCCTCTAAGCAAGGCTGTTCTTGGGGACATCTCATAGCTTGGTGCCATCGTCGGCGACATTGTCGGCTCTATCTACGAAGGGCAGGTGCTACGGCGTCGGGATTTTCCGCTATTTGGCCAGGGCTGTTGTTTCACCAATGACACGGTGCTGACGGTTGCGATCGCCTGTGGAAAGGGCACCACCTCGGCCTGGAGATGATAGCTGTAGTGTGAGGGGGACTGTCCTTGAGCAGGACGTCCCGCTTGGTCATGAGGCACGATTGGCGGTCAATCGCTTCGACCAACCCCATTTCGTCAATGATGCCCGACACAATGCCCAGGTGATTGAGGTCTTGAACCTGTATACTCAAATCTCAAGGTATGAACGCTTCAAAAAATACCCTACAGCTTTGTTCTTACCTGCGAAATGTCGGCTGGAACAGCACCGAGTCGAGCGACTTAAGTCCTTGATGGAGATCGCCAAGTGCTGAAACGATTTCGCAAAGAGATCTCCTAACTCGCTAGCAATTCACACTGTCCATGAATGCGATGGTCATGCGACCCGCCTAAGGCGAACGCACCACTGCTGAGCAAGTCTAGCAATCTCCTGTCGCTGACTCTCACTTCCCCAAAGCTCTGACCAACTTAGCTTCCATCGACTCAGCAATCGTTGCAGATCTACCAGCTCAGTCGCAAAGGCTATATCCGAATCCAAATCAATGCTTGGGACAGCCCACTCAATGAAGAATTGACTCTCTCTAACCAGGTGTTGAGCCACTGACTCATCTGTGCCGCTCTTTGCCAAGAGCTGGATCCGGGTCAAATTCAAGGCCAAGCTGTCCAGCTGAGTTGCCCGATTGGCCTGTAAATACTGTGTTTTGAGAATGTCCCAATTCATTGCCATTCAACGCCACCCAAAAGAGACTGCACGATTTGGCTGATATTTTCCCGCAGGCCAGAATCTTGAATTTCCATTGACCGATTATTGGCACTCGGACGAATGTTGATGAGCGATTCGTATCCCACCGTCTGCCTGAGAGGATACCAGTCAGCGCCCCAAACATTAGCCTGCTCGCTGCCATCAGCCAGTAATACTAGCTCGCAATCCGCATGAAGCTCCCCACCTCCAGCCAGAATTCGGCGCTCGATATCTACCGCCAGTTTAATGTAGATCCCCAGAGCCTCCAGCATCTGACGCATTTGTTCAGGTTCCGCACGGCTGCGGATGATATGAATCATGGCAGTTCAGTTAACGGAATAGATGCAAATGTACCATGTCATGCTCATGATGAATGCCGAAGCTTCGGTACTTGCTGCCCAACATTTGCCCCTATTTTCCACAAACCTGCCATAGCCGCCCCTTAATCTTTGGCTTAAAGGGCCTCCGAGGGAACCCATCCTCCACCCCTCGCCCTGGGAGTCATGCCCAGCCGCCTTCCCAAAAATCTAACCGCCCTTCTCCTCGTCAGGATTTTAGCCCTCATCCTGCTGCTGGCCCCTATCTTTGGGCTTCCCCCAGCTCACGCTGAAGTCTGGGACGAGCATATCCCCTCCACCGTCTACAACGGGGCACTTGTCCCCGACTGGGGCCACATCACCTTCTCCACCCTGCCTGTCATCAGCGAAGCTGGCTCCCTGCAAATCCCCGATTCCCTCGCGGCGCAACTGGGCTACAATCCTTCCCGCATCCAGAAAACACCTCTATCGGGTGTTGATGCTCGGCGATCTGCAAGATGCCTTTGGCCTGGGAAACTTCGACCTCGCCACCATCGCCCAACTCACCGGGCAAACAGCCGTTGGCCACCTTGATCCTCCCGTTCACCGCTTCATGGCCGCCTATGGTCTGGGGCCAAGTCTGCCCAAGGATGGTTTCCCCGGGGCCGGTCAATCGCTTTAATAGACTAAGAGTATTCCATCTAAAAAAATATTCTGATCTAGGCTATTGAACTCAGCCTATCTGGCCTGTTCAGCCAGCCCTTGGCTGAGTATTTAGCTGGAACACTCTAAAACTGGTATAGCCCCTCAATAATCGCATCCAGGAGGTGTCCATGCCCCTTGCCACTGAACTGCCGATTCCAGCTTTCTTCGACCCCACTCGGGTGGGAGAAGTCTGGCGGGTGCCCTATCAAGAGCGGGCTCAACAGGCCCAAGCCTGGGCCGAGAAGCAAGGCATCGCTCCAGTGTCCCAAGATGCCCGCCGCATTTGCCTGCTGCTGGTGGATGTGCAGAACACCTTCTGTATTCCTGGCTTCGAGCTATTCGTGGCCGGGCGTTCGGGTCAGGGCGCTGTGGACGACAATCGCCGTCTCTGCGAATTCATCTATCGCCACCTCGGCCGCATCACCCAGATTGCCGCCACCCTGGATACCCATACCTCGAATCAGGTCTTTCATGCCCGGTTTTGGGTAGACGAGGACGGCAATCTGCCCCCCCCCATGACCTCCATCAGCTATGACGAGGTGAAACAGGGGAAATGGCGAGTCAATCCAGCGGTGGCAGATACCCTGCCCCATATCAGCTACGACGAGCTACAGCGCTATGCCCTGCACTATACTAAGCAGCTGAACCTCGACAGCAAATATCCCCTGACCATTTGGCCCTATCACTCCATGCTGGGGGGTATCGGCCATGCCCTAGTGTCAGCGGTGGAAGAAGCTTGCTTTTTTCACGACCTGGCCCGGGCCAGCCAAACCCGCTTCGAGATTAAGGGGGGCAATCCCTTGACGGAAAATTACTCGGTGTTGCGGCCCGAGGTCTTAGAAAACAGCCAGGGCGACGCCATCGCCCAAAAGAATACGGAGTTCTTAGAAACCCTACTGAGTTTCGACGCCATCATCATTGCCGGGCAAGCCAAGAGCCACTGTGTCGCCTGGACCATCTCCGATCTCTTGGACGAGATCACCACTCGCGATGATCATTGGCGCAGCCGCCCCAAAGGGGCTAGACCGGTGCAGGGCCATCGCACCTTGGCCCAGAAGATCTATTTGCTAGAAGATTGCACCTCACCGGTGGTGGTACCCGGGGTAGTGGACTTTACCCAGCAAGCCGATGACGCCTTCCAGCGCTTTGCCGACGCCGGCATGCATCGGGTGAGCTCCACGGATCCCCTAGAGGGCTGGCCAGGCTTTCCGGCGGCGTAGCCCTCCAGTTGCCGGCTCAAATCACATCAAAGCTGATGGCTAAGGCCGCCAGTTGCCGGGCATCAATGGCCAAGGTATCCGCTTGCTCTGACGGGGAACGGCTCAAATCACTCAGCAGGCTGTCCACTACCTGGGTTGGATCCTCTAAGCCCACAGGTCCCCGGGTCTGTCCCGATTGGGAGGCCAGCTCTCGCAGGGCTCGCAGGGCCTGATCTAAGGGCGCGCTACTGGCAATCACCAGCACTTCCGTAGCACCTCGAGGCTCCTGGGTGACCAGGCGGAAGGGATCGCGGCCGGGATGGGGCAGGTAGAGCGTTTGCCCGGCCCCCAGACGAGTGACATCGCTGGCAGCGGTCCATTGGTTGGGAAACAGCACCGCCATCTCGCCAGTGGCATCGATGACCAGGACACTGAGGTAGAGATCGCGGGCTTCCCGGTTCTCAATCCGAAACTGAATGCCCTGACCCACCGCCAATTGCCGCACCTGGGGGCGGGGAGCCGGTGGGGTGGGACTCCCCCGCACGGTAACGGCATTGGCCACAATGGCATCACCGCCTTCTGGGCTCATGGTCACGGCCACATCCAGACGAGAGGCCCCCGGATTCAAAATCAACTTCACCAGGCGAGCGGCCAGCAGGGATTGCACCTTCCCCTGCAGACGAGCCAGGGCGGCATCCAGGTCTTCCCCAGGATGGCCGAAGGAACCCGGCAGGGGTTCCAGTTCCTGAGAAAACAGCCCCAGACTGTGATCGGGAGGCAGTGGCTGGGCGACCGCCAGGTCCGCTCGAGAAGCCGGCAACATCCGCCCCAGAATGTAGTGCACTTCCCCCTGGCCCAAGGGCAGCGGTTGAATGCGAGGCCATTGGCCAAGCGTTTGAGCTGCAGCATCTAGGTCGTCTCCCAGCGACGGATCGAGACCAAGGCGCAGCGACACATCTGTCGGGACGCCCCGTACCCTTTCCTGCAGGAGGGTGCCGGGCTGTCCTTCCCGTAGCAGGGTACCACGGCCAATCAGCCCCTGGCGTTCGCTCAATTGCAGGAAGCCCTGCTCGTCACCGTTGGCATCGATGGTGCTGAGTAAGGCATTCTGCTGAAAGGCTTCCAGGCTACGGGGATCAATGCCGCCCAGCCACACTTCTGCTTGCCGCCCCTGAATCTGGGTAATCACGGCCTCGGCTGGGGGGGCGACCTCGCCCACGAAGTAGATGGGTCGTTGACCATGGTCTTGGCCGGGGGCGACTTCCAGTTGAGGCTCTTGGCCACTGAAGGAAAGCTGGGTGGTGCTGCGGGCCACATTGGGCAGGGCACTGTTAAAGGGCTCTGCTCCCGTCTGCTGCCAGAGGTATTGGGTCAACAGATAGGTGAAGGCGCCGGCGTAAAAGTCTTCGAAGGGGGCATCCGCGGCATATTGATCGCGACGGGTGGATGCGATCGCAACTCCCTGGGCAATTCCCTGGCGCCGCCGCCGGATAAACGCCTGGGGCGAGAGATCCAATCGCGATAACCAACTTTCCTGATAGGCCAACTCCTCCGGACTCATCTGCAGCTGGCCGCCACCACTGCGGGCACGAATCCGCACATTGCCCCGGGTCCCCCCACCGGAGTGGCAACTATCCAACACCACCGTCACCTGATCTGTGGCCAGGGCCGCTATCAACAAAAACAACGTATGGCCGGTGATATCTTGAACCACGCCGCCGGATTCTGGAAACCCCTGCGGCAGGGGGCTATCCACCGGCACTAGAGTGCTATTGAGGCCATCGGGATGGTCCTGATCGGGGTCCAACACCCGGGAACCATGGCCCGAGTAATGAAACACCACCACATCCCCTGGCCGAGCCTGCTGAATCAAATGCTCTTCAAAGGCCGTGAGGATGCCGGTACGGGTGGCCTGCTGATCGGTGACTGTGACAATGTCCTCAGGCTTGAACCCAAAGCGATGCACTAATAGGTGGTATTGCAACTCCACATCGGTCAGGCATCCCAATAGGGGGGGAATCAACCCATCCTCAGGGTACTCATTGATTCCCACCAATAACGCCAGCTTGCGGGGCGTCTGCTGGGCCAACACCCGACCATGGCGCTGCGCCTGATACACCAGCTGGGCCTGGCTTAGCCCTAGCGCTGCCGCCATTCCCCCCATGAGTTGTAGGAAGTGCCGCCGCCTTAAATCAGCCATGGGAGCACACAAAACCGCTGTAGACCATGCTTAGAGGATATTTGGAAGGTTCCCTGCAACCTTGCTTCAGACTGGCTTCTGGTCAACAAAACCATACACCCTAAAACGCCTACCCTAGAGGCCTTTCAGCTGAGTTTCCAAATGTCCTCTTAAGCCTACAGCGCCTGAGAGCACAGATCCCGATCAAAATCGGGAGTCTTTGAGCCTTCTTATTGATAATTCACAATGCGAGCAAAGCCCTCCGGATCCAAGCTGGCTCCCCCCACTAAAGCCCCGTCAATCTCCGGTTGAGCCATGATGTCATCAATGTTGCCGGGCTTCACCGAGCCGCCATACTGAATCGACACATTCGGATCGCTCAATTGTTGCCGAATCAAGCCAATGACTCGGTTTGCCTCCTTAGCTTCACAGGTGTCCCCAGTACCGATGGCCCAAATCGGTTCATAGGCCACCACCAAATTGCTCTGGTCAATATCCACCAAATCCCGAGACAGCTGCTGGCGAATCACCGCTTCCGTCTCTCCAGCATCCCGCTGCTGCTTCGTTTCTCCCACACAGAGGATCGGTTTCAGCCCATGGCGTTGGGCTGCCTGGAGTCGCTGGTTTACGGTTTCGTCAGTCTCACCAAAGTACTGCCGTCGCTCGCTATGGCCCACGATGACATAGCGAACGCCCAACTCCACCAGCATATCTCCGGAAATTTCGCCAGTGAAGGCTCCCGAGTCTTCCCAGTGGATATTCTGGGCTCCCACCTTAATCAAGCCCCCATGGAGGTGTTTAGAGAGGGCGCTGAGGGCGGTAAACGGGGCACAGAGAACCACCTCTCGCTCATCTGGAGCGGTCTCCATCTGCCCCATAAATCCCTTCAAGAACTCCAGGGCCTCCGCCTGGGTCTTGTTCATTTTCCAATTACCGGCAATAACGATTGTGCGCACAGGCCGTTCGATCCATCGATTGCATCATTGCATCGTACCGAGAAAGGGAGTCTGAATCAAATGGGAGGGCATAAGCGATCCATTTCCATAATGAGAATTACTGGCCTCCTAGCGGGGCAAAGGTGAGCGAACGCACCATAAAGGTGAGTGGATGCACCCAAAAGGTGGATGAGAGCAGCAAAAAGGTGCTCGGGTCCACCCTAAGGGTGAGCGGGAGTACCAAAAAGGTGCTCGGATCCACCAGAAAGGTGCGCTTAAAACATGGATAGGACCGGTCTAGCCCCTCTGAGACGGCTTAGCCAATGACCCTCGCACGTCTCATCCCAGGCAATCCTACGAGGTTAGATAGAATTTCGACAAGGCTAGAGCCCTGGAAAGCACTAGCAATACACTGACAACACTACCCCAGACATCTGCCCAGTTGTCAGCCATTGCTCTCAGTTCACCTCAGCATGGGTAAGCGGCCAAGGAGACCCTCTCTATGGCATCCATCACCCACCCCCAGGTGCATGTGTGGACTCGTCACGAGTACTATCGCATGGCAGAGCTCGGTTTCTTCGAAGGGCGACGGGTCGAGTTAATCGAGGCCAGGTGATTGATATGGCAGCAATGAAAAGCCCCCATGCGTTGCCATCGACCTGGTCGATTCTGGCGGACTTTTTGCAGGGGCTGCTACTCCTCCAGAGCTCCAGGCAGTGGCTGCATGAGTCAGGTCTCTGTCTACCAACGCCTCAGTATTTAATCCGATCCTGGCTGCCCTCGGCATTGGCGCCTCTGGGGCTTTTCTCCTGGGCGCTCTTCTCCACGAAGGCCATGATCTTGCCGGCTACGTCCACTCCGGTGGCCTGTTCAATGCCCTCCAGTCCCGGTGACGAGTTTACCTCCATCACCACCGGCCCATGGTTGGAGCGTAACAGATCCACCCCGGCAACACGCAGGCCCATGGCCTTGGCGGCGCGGATGGCGGTGCTGCGTTCCTCCGGAGTCAGGCGCAGCTTCTCGGCGGTGCCACCGCGGTGCAGATTCGAGCGAAACTCCCCCGGGGCTCCCTGGCGCTTCATAGAGGCCACCACCTTCTCACCAACGACAAAGCAGCGAATATCCATGCCCTTGGCTTCTTTGATGTATTCCTGCACCAAGATGTTGGCATCTAGCCCCCGGAAGGCTTCGATCACTGACTTGGCCGCCTGATCAGTCTCGGCCAGGACCACACCAATGCCCTGGGTGCCCTCCAGCAGCTTGATCACCAGCGGCGTGCCACCCACGAGTTCAATCAGGCCGTCAATGTCCTTAGTAGAGTGGGCAAACCCGGTTACCGGCAGGCCAATGCCACGGCGGGAGAGAATCTGTAAACAGCGCAGCTTATCCCGGGAGCGGGAAATCGCCTGGGAGGTATTGGCCGTAAACACTCCCATGATTTCAAACTGGCGCACCACCGCGGTGCCATAGAAAGTGGAGGAGGCACCGATGCGAGGAATGACGGCATCAATATCGACTAAAGGTTTCCCTTGATACAAGACCTTAGGGCTGTGGGCAGTAATGTCCATGTAACAGCGCAGATGATCGATGACGAAGACATCATGACCACGCTCTACCCCCGTTTCCTTCAGGCGCTTGGTGGAATATAACGACCCGTCCCGAGACAAAATGGCGATTTTCATTCCTACCTATATCCGTGGTGTCTACTTGGGCATCGGACCAGCATGGGGACTGTGCAGAAAAGAGCGGCCTGGATCGACTAAAAACCGCTGCCGCATGGCCTGGCGCCCCAGCAACATGCGGAACCCCATGACATCGCGATTGGTTAACGTCAACTCAATCGACCACCGCCACTCCCCTAACTCCACCAGAGTATGGATGACCGGGCGCAGCTGCTCATGGCCCACTGAGCTACGCACGGTGCGTTGATCCACCAGATCGGCCTCCGCCGTAATTACCTCTGTCGTGCTCCGCTGCAGGGGATGAATCTTAAAACGGACCCGAACGATCCCTTGGCGCTCAATCTGTTCCACGTCAAAGGCATGCAGGGCAGACGAGCGCGCTCCGGTGTCGATCTTGGCCTTCAGGCCTGGCACCCCTAACTCGGGTAGAGATAACCACTCCCGCCAACCGATGGTGGGCAACGGGGATTTCGAGGACGAGCTGGGCGCTGAATGGCGGCTCAAAACAACGACGTCAAGGGAGATCTGGCAACGACCTGATCTATCCTACCCCACGGCCTTCCAGGGATTTCGGCCCAGCGCCATTCCCTGGTTGAGCCAGCCGTGGTCCATGGCAGCATTGAGTTACAATTTTTAAATCTTCTTGAATTTATGCTTGAGTGTCAGTTCGGCTGACTCGATCACCCTCGCTCCTGACCTTGAGTCAGATTTCACCATGTCTCTTCCCATTCGCAATGTCGCCATCATTGCCCACGTTGACCACGGCAAGACCACCCTCGTCGATGCCCTGTTAAAGCAGTCGGGCATCTTTCGGGAGGGCGAGGAGGTGCCTGACTGTGTCATGGACTCCAACGACCTGGAGCGGGAACGGGGGATCACGATTCTCTCTAAGAATACTGCCGTTCACTACAAGGACACCCTGATCAACATCGTCGATACCCCGGGCCACGCCGACTTCGGCGGTGAGGTGGAGCGGGTGTTGGGCATGGTAGACGGCTGCATTCTGATCGTGGATGCCAACGAAGGCCCCATGCCCCAGACTCGCTTTGTCTTGAAGAAGGCCCTAGAGAAGGGACTGCGCCCGATTGTGGTGGTGAATAAGATTGACCGGCCCCAGGCCGATCCCTACGGGGCCGTGGACAAGGTGCTGGATTTATTCATCGAGCTAGGGGCCGATGACGATCAGTGTGAATTTCCCTATCTCTTTGCCTCGGGGCTATCGGGCTTTGCCAAGGCTGACTTAGAGGATGACAGTCAGGATATGCAACCTCTATTCGAGGCCATCCTGGACCATGTCCCCCCCCCCATCGGCGATCCCGAGAAGCCGCTGCAGCTGCAGGTGACCACCCTGGACTACTCCGATTATCTAGGCCGCATTGTCATCGGCAAGATCCATAACGGCACG
This portion of the Halomicronema hongdechloris C2206 genome encodes:
- a CDS encoding DUF1828 domain-containing protein, which produces MTTALCQHVAETIGQLYDCAEINNGFIRIRTPYLYPDGDIIDLYWKEKDGQQILTDLGETLRWLDGQTANQKLSKRQTQALEDIRLTHGIELYRGTLTLRIPSDASLADGLTRLAQAALRTADLWFLSRTRTTSSITDDVAEFLSEKRIRFEQDQTLLGRSGRALKIDFQTWHPRRTSFVEVLSTGSKAAANQKANNVLATWYDLSQYKVSDQPIRFVSLFDDTLDVWSSENFSLLQEFSDIAYWSRPDEFAELLVA
- a CDS encoding DUF2207 domain-containing protein, which codes for MVNVRRLPKISRWLGIVLCAGVLTLGIGLAQAASSFYWDAITVDLVLQPNGDLLVSETQTYTFTADHTEQRYRYIPLDRVDQITDVEVYEGDERLAAQTGIEDNNYWIRWRHDLEAPESHTFEIKYRVIGSVRDQGESRQIHWRALFPDRHADIKQGKVTVQVPEAVAGDLTRFQSAGVDASKTRINPTTVEFAVNQPLEPQQFLDVKLSFPADILNLETPEWQRTGSGQDSLPLQTIDVSTLWQNPQFRQGFWQWLGFMVIITSLGLLIYSCIKRCPGCGWPTLRRTQRVSQPPTRKREGRREIHDSCDRCGYSRTHYRAIAQLPAYSYAKKSRSRSRGYYGGGVSGYGGFGGGGFGGGGGAGGGGGASGGGGGASGGGGGG
- a CDS encoding DUF5674 family protein encodes the protein MIHIIRSRAEPEQMRQMLEALGIYIKLAVDIERRILAGGGELHADCELVLLADGSEQANVWGADWYPLRQTVGYESLINIRPSANNRSMEIQDSGLRENISQIVQSLLGGVEWQ
- a CDS encoding cysteine hydrolase family protein translates to MPLATELPIPAFFDPTRVGEVWRVPYQERAQQAQAWAEKQGIAPVSQDARRICLLLVDVQNTFCIPGFELFVAGRSGQGAVDDNRRLCEFIYRHLGRITQIAATLDTHTSNQVFHARFWVDEDGNLPPPMTSISYDEVKQGKWRVNPAVADTLPHISYDELQRYALHYTKQLNLDSKYPLTIWPYHSMLGGIGHALVSAVEEACFFHDLARASQTRFEIKGGNPLTENYSVLRPEVLENSQGDAIAQKNTEFLETLLSFDAIIIAGQAKSHCVAWTISDLLDEITTRDDHWRSRPKGARPVQGHRTLAQKIYLLEDCTSPVVVPGVVDFTQQADDAFQRFADAGMHRVSSTDPLEGWPGFPAA
- a CDS encoding caspase family protein; this encodes MADLRRRHFLQLMGGMAAALGLSQAQLVYQAQRHGRVLAQQTPRKLALLVGINEYPEDGLIPPLLGCLTDVELQYHLLVHRFGFKPEDIVTVTDQQATRTGILTAFEEHLIQQARPGDVVVFHYSGHGSRVLDPDQDHPDGLNSTLVPVDSPLPQGFPESGGVVQDITGHTLFLLIAALATDQVTVVLDSCHSGGGTRGNVRIRARSGGGQLQMSPEELAYQESWLSRLDLSPQAFIRRRRQGIAQGVAIASTRRDQYAADAPFEDFYAGAFTYLLTQYLWQQTGAEPFNSALPNVARSTTQLSFSGQEPQLEVAPGQDHGQRPIYFVGEVAPPAEAVITQIQGRQAEVWLGGIDPRSLEAFQQNALLSTIDANGDEQGFLQLSERQGLIGRGTLLREGQPGTLLQERVRGVPTDVSLRLGLDPSLGDDLDAAAQTLGQWPRIQPLPLGQGEVHYILGRMLPASRADLAVAQPLPPDHSLGLFSQELEPLPGSFGHPGEDLDAALARLQGKVQSLLAARLVKLILNPGASRLDVAVTMSPEGGDAIVANAVTVRGSPTPPAPRPQVRQLAVGQGIQFRIENREARDLYLSVLVIDATGEMAVLFPNQWTAASDVTRLGAGQTLYLPHPGRDPFRLVTQEPRGATEVLVIASSAPLDQALRALRELASQSGQTRGPVGLEDPTQVVDSLLSDLSRSPSEQADTLAIDARQLAALAISFDVI
- the tpiA gene encoding triose-phosphate isomerase, producing MRTIVIAGNWKMNKTQAEALEFLKGFMGQMETAPDEREVVLCAPFTALSALSKHLHGGLIKVGAQNIHWEDSGAFTGEISGDMLVELGVRYVIVGHSERRQYFGETDETVNQRLQAAQRHGLKPILCVGETKQQRDAGETEAVIRQQLSRDLVDIDQSNLVVAYEPIWAIGTGDTCEAKEANRVIGLIRQQLSDPNVSIQYGGSVKPGNIDDIMAQPEIDGALVGGASLDPEGFARIVNYQ
- the rimK gene encoding 30S ribosomal protein S6--L-glutamate ligase, which encodes MKIAILSRDGSLYSTKRLKETGVERGHDVFVIDHLRCYMDITAHSPKVLYQGKPLVDIDAVIPRIGASSTFYGTAVVRQFEIMGVFTANTSQAISRSRDKLRCLQILSRRGIGLPVTGFAHSTKDIDGLIELVGGTPLVIKLLEGTQGIGVVLAETDQAAKSVIEAFRGLDANILVQEYIKEAKGMDIRCFVVGEKVVASMKRQGAPGEFRSNLHRGGTAEKLRLTPEERSTAIRAAKAMGLRVAGVDLLRSNHGPVVMEVNSSPGLEGIEQATGVDVAGKIMAFVEKSAQEKSPRGANAEGSQDRIKY
- a CDS encoding ATP-dependent zinc protease family protein; its protein translation is MPTIGWREWLSLPELGVPGLKAKIDTGARSSALHAFDVEQIERQGIVRVRFKIHPLQRSTTEVITAEADLVDQRTVRSSVGHEQLRPVIHTLVELGEWRWSIELTLTNRDVMGFRMLLGRQAMRQRFLVDPGRSFLHSPHAGPMPK